One segment of Anatilimnocola aggregata DNA contains the following:
- a CDS encoding DUF58 domain-containing protein gives MDRLNQLLTQNADFLNQYAVLIVALAVAPLALLGFSRKIYPHVTQIALFSIPVILTLTLLIDKRLLALVLIIDLLIPLIALVDLFTIPRQKQLKVERQALKIASLQKPHRVTLQISNIGSRPFTAWVRDDIPQEFTADPKEFVLKLGAQSRTTVHYELTASRRGAYAMHCVHVRVRSWLGLWKRFYQYDAPSAIHVYPDMKQLAEFAILARTNRLSLMGVRRTRKVGTENDFERLRDYTLDDNYKFIDWRASARRNKLTVKDFQTSQSQRLIFLVDCGRLMTNQAAGISLLDHALNAVLMLSYVALRQGDSVGMICFADKVLSFVPPRGGMNQMNQLLHSSFDRFPELVESRYDDAFLYLHTHCKKRSLVVLITNVIDEVNSHQIQSYLGNVVGQHLPLGVLLRDHHLFDAADRDPRSEEELFRGAAAAEILSWRHQVLRDLEHTGVLSLDVFPEDMTAPLVNQYLNIKARHLL, from the coding sequence ATGGATCGCTTGAATCAGCTCCTGACGCAGAACGCCGATTTTCTCAATCAGTACGCCGTGCTGATTGTGGCGCTCGCGGTAGCGCCGCTCGCATTACTTGGCTTTAGCCGGAAAATCTATCCGCATGTGACGCAGATCGCCCTCTTCAGCATTCCGGTGATCCTCACGTTGACGCTGCTGATCGATAAGCGCCTGCTTGCGCTGGTATTAATTATCGATTTGCTGATTCCACTGATCGCTCTGGTCGATTTATTTACGATTCCCCGTCAAAAGCAGCTGAAGGTCGAGCGACAGGCACTTAAAATTGCCTCACTGCAAAAACCACATCGAGTGACGCTGCAGATTTCTAACATCGGCTCGCGTCCGTTCACCGCCTGGGTACGCGACGATATTCCGCAAGAATTCACGGCAGATCCGAAGGAGTTTGTGCTCAAGCTGGGCGCGCAGAGCCGGACGACTGTGCACTACGAGCTGACAGCAAGCCGTCGCGGCGCTTATGCAATGCACTGCGTTCACGTCCGCGTCCGCAGTTGGTTGGGTTTGTGGAAGCGGTTCTATCAATACGATGCTCCGAGCGCGATTCACGTCTATCCAGATATGAAGCAGCTGGCCGAATTTGCCATTCTGGCGCGCACGAACCGTTTGAGCCTTATGGGCGTTCGCCGTACTCGCAAGGTCGGTACCGAGAACGATTTTGAACGATTGCGCGACTATACGCTCGATGACAACTACAAGTTCATTGATTGGCGCGCGAGCGCCCGCCGCAACAAGCTGACAGTGAAGGATTTTCAAACCAGCCAAAGCCAACGGCTGATATTTCTGGTCGATTGCGGACGCCTAATGACCAACCAGGCCGCCGGCATTAGCCTGCTCGATCACGCGCTCAACGCGGTGCTCATGCTCAGCTATGTCGCTCTGCGGCAGGGAGATTCGGTCGGCATGATCTGCTTTGCCGATAAGGTGCTCTCGTTCGTCCCACCGCGCGGCGGCATGAACCAGATGAATCAACTGCTGCATTCATCGTTCGATCGCTTTCCCGAACTGGTTGAATCGCGTTACGACGATGCTTTTCTCTACCTTCACACACACTGCAAGAAGCGGTCGCTGGTAGTTCTGATTACGAACGTGATCGACGAAGTCAATTCGCACCAGATTCAAAGCTATCTCGGTAACGTTGTGGGGCAACATCTGCCCCTCGGAGTGCTGCTGCGGGATCACCATTTGTTCGATGCGGCCGATCGCGACCCACGTTCCGAGGAAGAGTTATTCCGAGGGGCCGCCGCGGCGGAGATTCTCTCGTGGCGGCATCAGGTGCTGCGCGATTTGGAGCACACTGGCGTGTTGAGCCTCGACGTATTTCCCGAGGATATGACCGCGCCCCTCGTGAACCAGTACTTGAACATCAAAGCCCGGCACCTCCTGTAG
- a CDS encoding metalloprotease, which produces MFLAEPPRTAWDLNFSVLGFSVRVHPFFWLMCLMLGGANDATHILMVTAIFFGSILIHELGHTFMMRRYGREAHIVLYGMGGLAIEGSNNEYSGYYHPRGERRTAQEQIYISLAGPVAQLLLAGAMLALVKLLGGETVVVMQHKVVPNFVVLPSAQISAELASFLFIALQVNVGWALMNLLPVYPLDGGQIAMQLFMLRDSEGGMVRALQLSIAVAVSVVLFALVTMGGDGWYLMLLFGSLGVSNYFMYMQIFGQGGRGGRW; this is translated from the coding sequence GTGTTTTTAGCCGAGCCGCCACGCACCGCGTGGGATCTGAACTTTTCTGTGCTTGGGTTTTCCGTGCGCGTGCATCCATTTTTTTGGCTGATGTGCCTGATGCTGGGTGGAGCTAACGATGCAACGCACATCTTGATGGTAACCGCCATCTTTTTCGGTTCAATCCTGATTCACGAGCTTGGCCATACGTTCATGATGCGGCGCTATGGTCGCGAGGCTCATATCGTGTTGTACGGCATGGGCGGCCTGGCAATTGAAGGTTCGAATAACGAGTATTCCGGCTACTATCATCCACGTGGTGAACGCCGGACTGCGCAAGAGCAAATCTACATTTCGTTGGCGGGCCCAGTGGCTCAGTTGCTTTTGGCGGGCGCGATGTTAGCCCTTGTCAAACTGCTTGGCGGTGAGACTGTCGTAGTGATGCAGCACAAGGTGGTGCCGAATTTTGTAGTACTTCCCTCAGCCCAAATAAGCGCCGAGTTGGCCAGCTTTCTCTTTATTGCCCTGCAAGTGAATGTGGGCTGGGCGCTGATGAATCTGCTGCCGGTCTATCCATTGGACGGCGGGCAGATCGCCATGCAATTATTCATGTTGCGAGATTCTGAGGGAGGGATGGTGCGAGCACTTCAGCTAAGCATCGCAGTGGCCGTTAGCGTGGTGCTCTTCGCACTGGTTACCATGGGTGGAGATGGTTGGTATCTGATGCTGCTGTTCGGATCGCTCGGCGTCTCGAACTACTTTATGTACATGCAGATTTTCGGCCAAGGCGGGCGTGGCGGACGCTGGTAG
- a CDS encoding AAA family ATPase gives MSSLPPGSDPNAAGTIEFTCSGCGRSLKVPASAAGRKASCPQCYGVVQVPEASTVAAQPTSPPVTPFAPQPPAMQPAAWNAPPATPLSTFSPPASGAPALTPFAQPTPPHTAPAAGIHMSPRAEPGRETPTKKLFDRITQEIGKLYVGQDELVLGALVALFSSGHVLIESVPGLGKTLFVRTLGKVLGCQFGRIQFTADLMPSDITGAPIFDMKIQEFRFRPGPVFTQFLLADEINRAPAKTHAALLEIMQEYRVTIDGTSHVIERPFLVLATQNPIESEGTYNLPEAQLDRFMFKLVVDYPLEQQEAQILQMHSQQLDLNDRLKNDLQTITSPPEILQTIQDNAKVRIDPRLIDYINKIVRRTREWPQFHMGASPRAGLSLVQAARTLAAFAGRDYAVPDDVVQIALPALRHRVVLTAEAEVEGQKIDDLLTELIRSVEVPRI, from the coding sequence ATGAGCTCTTTACCACCCGGATCCGATCCCAACGCTGCTGGTACCATCGAATTCACGTGCAGCGGCTGCGGCCGCTCGCTTAAAGTTCCTGCCTCTGCGGCTGGGCGCAAAGCATCCTGCCCGCAATGCTATGGCGTTGTGCAGGTTCCTGAGGCGAGTACGGTTGCGGCGCAGCCCACATCACCGCCAGTCACTCCGTTTGCGCCACAACCGCCCGCCATGCAACCCGCTGCCTGGAATGCGCCCCCTGCCACGCCGCTGTCGACATTTTCCCCTCCTGCCAGCGGGGCACCAGCGCTCACTCCATTCGCTCAACCAACGCCTCCGCATACTGCACCGGCGGCAGGCATTCACATGTCTCCGCGCGCAGAACCAGGGAGAGAAACCCCCACCAAGAAGCTGTTCGACCGCATTACGCAGGAAATTGGCAAGTTGTATGTCGGACAGGATGAACTAGTCCTGGGAGCCTTGGTCGCGCTCTTTTCGAGCGGGCACGTCTTGATCGAGAGCGTGCCTGGACTGGGTAAGACGCTGTTTGTGCGGACGCTTGGGAAAGTACTCGGTTGCCAGTTTGGGCGGATTCAATTCACTGCGGACTTGATGCCCTCGGATATCACTGGCGCGCCAATTTTCGATATGAAGATTCAGGAGTTCCGCTTTCGTCCCGGGCCCGTCTTTACCCAGTTCCTGCTGGCAGACGAAATCAATCGTGCTCCAGCCAAGACCCACGCGGCCTTGCTCGAAATCATGCAGGAGTATCGCGTCACCATCGATGGTACGAGTCACGTAATCGAGCGACCGTTTTTGGTGCTCGCCACCCAGAATCCGATTGAATCCGAAGGAACTTACAATTTGCCCGAAGCTCAGCTCGATCGCTTCATGTTCAAATTAGTGGTCGACTACCCGCTCGAACAGCAGGAAGCTCAGATTCTGCAAATGCACAGCCAGCAGTTGGACTTGAATGATCGCCTGAAGAATGATTTACAGACGATCACTTCGCCACCTGAGATCCTGCAGACTATTCAGGATAATGCCAAGGTTCGCATTGACCCCCGGCTGATCGACTACATCAATAAGATCGTACGGCGAACGCGCGAATGGCCTCAGTTCCACATGGGCGCATCGCCACGGGCTGGATTGTCGTTAGTTCAAGCTGCCCGCACTTTGGCTGCATTTGCCGGTCGAGATTACGCGGTGCCGGATGATGTCGTACAAATCGCACTTCCCGCACTGCGGCATCGCGTGGTGCTGACTGCCGAAGCAGAAGTGGAAGGACAGAAGATCGATGATCTGCTAACGGAACTGATTCGCTCGGTGGAGGTCCCCCGGATCTAA
- a CDS encoding bifunctional diguanylate cyclase/phosphohydrolase, with amino-acid sequence MEKAYPTSASHSSASPASRDADARLEAVSSLIDQLEPDHSEADSVEQAFENQLVQVRLGLGSSLFSALRAKHAPTAAHSLRVAMGCSSWASLLQLPDQLRDEIELAALLHDIGKIGVPDRILLKPGKLTRDEFLVVEGHRRMGVEILRSCAASPPMLNIVHYAGAWYDGSREGYDLRSEQLPLGARILSIVDAFDAMTSDQVYRRALSRERAVAELFEFAGVQFDPQLVREFCSYLSADLVRLHGGAARRWLKQLHPDHVNTFWQLSQSTGGAASSADHVFQQRLLENMHDAVIFVDSTLRIVLWNRAAERLTGIAASSIEHKHWSPSLLSLRDDRHKLVDEDDCPVIQAIRQSGQTLKRLSITGRNQQVVEVDAHVVPVHGKNGITFGAAVLLHDASSQITLEQRVQCLHERATRDPLTQVANRAEFDRFFTMTVSDHMKRQLPCSLIICDIDHFKKVNDTFGHQAGDEVLVNFAALLRRNCRAGDLVARYGGEEFVMLCSDCDNSSATRKADEIRAELAELPLPALNGRSVTASFGVTELQSGDTTDTMLRRSDRGLYQAKENGRNCVVQLGSGFTGTEEPAAKAWSWFSWFRGETADQLLERTLATAVPLNVVVEKMRGFVSDYHAEVEKIEEGHLLLRINGENSPHMRRNSDRPVAFLIEMWFEEGKLNLGGRTGIADRTIVRVSVRPVRSRDRRQSDVLERARKMLANLKSYLVALEIDRKQVLPPNATAESAAAQVVDS; translated from the coding sequence ATGGAAAAGGCTTACCCAACTAGCGCTTCGCACTCGTCCGCGAGCCCTGCTTCGCGCGATGCCGATGCACGATTGGAGGCAGTCTCCAGCCTGATCGACCAACTGGAACCAGATCACTCGGAGGCCGATTCGGTTGAACAGGCCTTCGAAAACCAGTTGGTCCAGGTGCGCCTGGGCCTGGGTAGCAGCTTGTTCTCTGCGCTGCGAGCTAAGCATGCTCCGACGGCTGCACACTCCCTACGCGTGGCGATGGGTTGTTCATCCTGGGCCTCGCTGCTGCAATTGCCCGATCAATTGCGAGATGAGATCGAACTAGCGGCATTGCTGCACGATATCGGCAAGATCGGTGTCCCCGACCGCATTCTGCTCAAGCCCGGCAAGTTGACTCGCGATGAGTTCTTGGTCGTCGAAGGACATCGCCGGATGGGCGTTGAGATCCTTCGTTCTTGTGCTGCGTCGCCGCCGATGCTCAACATCGTGCATTACGCGGGCGCATGGTATGACGGCAGTCGCGAGGGCTACGATCTTCGCAGTGAACAACTTCCACTTGGGGCACGCATTCTGTCGATTGTCGATGCCTTCGATGCGATGACCAGTGACCAGGTATATCGCCGGGCCTTGTCGCGCGAACGGGCAGTAGCCGAACTCTTTGAGTTCGCCGGAGTACAGTTCGATCCCCAACTGGTCCGCGAGTTCTGCAGCTACTTGAGTGCCGACCTGGTCCGCCTGCACGGCGGTGCCGCTCGACGCTGGTTGAAGCAATTGCATCCCGATCACGTCAATACGTTCTGGCAACTATCCCAATCGACGGGAGGAGCCGCCTCATCTGCCGACCACGTTTTCCAGCAACGCCTGCTCGAAAACATGCATGACGCGGTGATCTTCGTAGATAGTACTCTTCGCATCGTGCTTTGGAATCGGGCAGCCGAGCGCCTTACCGGCATTGCCGCCTCGAGCATCGAACACAAACATTGGTCCCCCTCGCTCCTGAGCTTACGTGACGACCGTCACAAACTGGTGGACGAAGACGATTGCCCCGTCATTCAGGCGATTCGGCAGAGTGGTCAAACGCTCAAGCGCCTATCGATCACCGGGCGTAATCAGCAGGTGGTCGAGGTCGACGCGCATGTGGTGCCGGTACACGGTAAGAATGGAATTACCTTCGGCGCTGCAGTGCTATTGCACGACGCTTCGTCTCAGATCACGCTCGAACAACGGGTGCAGTGCCTGCACGAGCGGGCCACTCGCGATCCTTTGACGCAGGTGGCTAATCGCGCTGAGTTTGATCGCTTCTTCACGATGACCGTCAGCGATCACATGAAGCGTCAGTTACCGTGCAGCTTGATCATTTGCGATATCGATCACTTCAAGAAGGTCAACGACACTTTCGGCCATCAAGCGGGCGATGAAGTACTTGTGAACTTTGCTGCGTTGCTACGTCGAAACTGCCGCGCGGGTGACCTTGTCGCCAGGTACGGCGGCGAAGAATTTGTGATGCTGTGCTCGGACTGCGACAACAGCAGTGCGACGCGAAAGGCCGACGAAATTCGCGCCGAACTTGCCGAACTGCCATTGCCGGCTTTGAATGGCCGCAGTGTTACCGCCAGCTTTGGCGTGACCGAACTACAAAGTGGCGATACTACCGACACGATGCTCCGGCGGTCGGATCGTGGCTTGTATCAGGCCAAAGAAAATGGCCGCAACTGCGTCGTGCAGCTTGGTTCGGGCTTTACTGGCACCGAAGAACCCGCGGCGAAGGCCTGGAGTTGGTTCAGTTGGTTCCGCGGCGAAACAGCCGATCAATTGCTCGAACGGACGCTTGCCACGGCGGTGCCGCTGAACGTTGTCGTCGAGAAAATGCGTGGCTTCGTTTCCGACTACCATGCCGAAGTCGAGAAAATCGAAGAAGGGCATCTCTTGCTGCGAATTAACGGCGAGAACTCGCCGCACATGCGCCGCAATTCCGATCGGCCCGTCGCCTTCCTGATTGAGATGTGGTTCGAAGAAGGCAAACTGAATCTCGGTGGTCGCACCGGCATCGCCGACCGGACCATCGTGCGAGTATCGGTTCGCCCCGTTCGCAGCCGCGATCGCCGCCAGTCCGACGTGCTCGAGCGCGCCCGCAAGATGTTGGCCAATCTCAAGTCTTACCTGGTTGCACTGGAAATCGACCGCAAACAGGTTTTGCCCCCAAATGCCACGGCGGAAAGCGCCGCTGCCCAAGTTGTCGATTCGTAG
- the dxs gene encoding 1-deoxy-D-xylulose-5-phosphate synthase, which produces MHQLLSKIESAHDLHKMSVGELTTLAAEIRDVLCNLLSTRTAHFASNLGVVELTLALHSVFDFRRDRLIWDTGHQIYPHKLVTGRYHEFSTIRTKGGLMGYPNPHESDYDLFMTGHAGSSVSTVVGLKSGDDLRGEGDRRAVAVIGDGAFPSGIVFEALNNAGGLKSDTLVILNDNKMSICPRVGGMASYMDRLRTTPFYAGLKSEVVKALNKVPLLGDPVERFLAQMKEAVKAGLHGGMMFEDLGFRYLGPIDGHNIVVLKKYLQMVKDLKGPILLHVVTEKGHGYQPAAADPVFFHTPPAFEDDHGCAVPKKSGGSPAYTNLISEAIGNAMRRDSRVTVLTAAMCQGNKLEKVREEFPTRFFDTGICESHAVAFAGGQAKTGMRPIVDIYSTFLQRSYDQIFQEVALQNLPVMFTLDRAGLTGPDGPTHHGSYDIAYMRVFPNIVCMAPGDTYDAQRMIDFALSLDAPTSVRYPKANAETLPGERSPIELGRSEVLRWGRDGLILACGTLVTECVRAADRMRQDGLDIGVVNARFIKPMDRELLERALRECPFLITVEEGCLMGGFGSAVLEAASDLGLDCSRIKRLGIPDRFVEHAERAELLADLGLDQLGIISACRAMTERCQSSSSMQANS; this is translated from the coding sequence ATGCATCAGTTGCTTTCTAAGATTGAGTCGGCTCATGACCTACACAAAATGTCGGTCGGGGAGCTCACTACGCTCGCAGCCGAGATTCGAGACGTCCTTTGCAACTTGCTCAGCACGCGGACGGCGCATTTCGCCTCGAACCTGGGCGTGGTCGAACTGACCCTGGCCCTGCATAGCGTTTTCGACTTCCGCCGCGATCGGCTCATCTGGGACACTGGGCATCAAATCTATCCGCACAAGCTCGTGACCGGCCGCTATCACGAATTCAGCACCATCCGCACCAAGGGGGGGCTGATGGGTTATCCCAACCCGCACGAAAGTGACTACGACCTGTTCATGACCGGCCATGCCGGCTCTAGCGTATCGACAGTTGTCGGCTTGAAGAGTGGTGACGATCTGCGCGGTGAAGGCGATCGTCGCGCGGTGGCGGTGATTGGCGACGGCGCGTTTCCTTCGGGCATCGTTTTCGAAGCGCTCAATAATGCGGGTGGGCTGAAGAGCGACACGCTCGTCATCCTCAACGACAACAAAATGTCGATCTGTCCGCGTGTCGGTGGCATGGCCAGCTACATGGACCGCCTCCGCACGACGCCCTTCTATGCCGGACTCAAGTCCGAAGTGGTGAAGGCACTGAACAAGGTTCCGTTGCTGGGCGATCCGGTCGAACGCTTCCTCGCGCAGATGAAAGAAGCTGTGAAGGCTGGCCTGCACGGCGGCATGATGTTCGAGGATCTCGGCTTCCGCTATCTCGGCCCGATCGACGGCCACAACATTGTGGTCCTCAAGAAATATCTGCAGATGGTCAAGGATCTGAAGGGTCCGATCTTGCTGCACGTTGTCACCGAGAAAGGCCACGGCTATCAGCCTGCAGCGGCCGATCCTGTATTCTTTCACACACCGCCAGCGTTCGAAGACGATCACGGCTGCGCGGTGCCGAAGAAGTCGGGTGGCTCACCCGCTTATACCAATCTCATTAGCGAAGCGATCGGCAACGCCATGCGGCGGGACAGTCGCGTCACGGTGCTCACAGCCGCCATGTGCCAGGGAAACAAGCTCGAAAAAGTGCGCGAAGAGTTCCCCACGCGCTTCTTCGATACCGGCATTTGCGAATCGCATGCGGTCGCCTTCGCCGGCGGACAAGCCAAGACTGGAATGCGGCCAATCGTCGATATCTACAGCACGTTCCTGCAACGCAGCTACGACCAGATCTTTCAAGAAGTGGCCCTGCAGAACTTGCCGGTCATGTTCACGCTCGACCGTGCGGGGCTTACGGGGCCCGATGGCCCGACGCATCACGGTTCCTACGACATCGCTTACATGCGCGTGTTCCCGAACATCGTTTGCATGGCCCCGGGCGATACGTACGACGCCCAGCGGATGATCGACTTTGCGTTGTCGCTCGACGCTCCTACTTCCGTTCGCTATCCCAAGGCCAACGCCGAAACATTGCCCGGCGAGCGCTCCCCCATCGAACTCGGCCGCAGTGAAGTCCTGCGCTGGGGCCGCGATGGTTTGATTCTCGCCTGCGGCACCCTGGTCACCGAGTGCGTGCGGGCTGCGGATCGAATGCGGCAAGATGGCCTGGATATCGGCGTCGTGAATGCCCGCTTCATCAAGCCCATGGATCGAGAACTGCTCGAACGGGCTCTCCGCGAATGCCCCTTCCTCATCACCGTCGAAGAAGGCTGCTTGATGGGTGGCTTCGGCAGCGCGGTGCTCGAAGCTGCCTCCGACCTCGGCCTCGATTGCAGCCGCATCAAGCGGCTTGGCATTCCCGATCGGTTCGTCGAGCATGCCGAGCGCGCGGAGTTGCTCGCCGATTTAGGACTCGACCAGTTGGGTATCATCAGTGCGTGCCGTGCCATGACCGAGCGTTGCCAATCCTCTTCCAGCATGCAGGCGAATTCCTAA
- a CDS encoding DUF4350 domain-containing protein: MSTARTYRSATEKPEGSPYTLPAILGGLVLLVFLVVWLMRGSEQLQTGYGQRLGNENRASVNGTLAFSEMFRNAGHSVTSLDKLSPRLRKYQTIVWFPDDFGVPTLEQRQFIENWLAESSGRTLIYVGRDYDAATAYWSQIQPQAPADQAVEIRRKLADAKSRFATQRAMLPKDKFGGWFVLRDGPPRKVTALQGEWAEGIDPLKADIRIASQLVEPTEKDVTSNQGTPPETFEPLLESDGDVIIARVSGNAFGGGQIIVVANGSTLLNYPLINHEHRKLAGRLIAESDPLGDVAFLESGEGGPRVEHRHLAKVNSEWPFPMNAIVFHLVMLAMVYCLARSAIFGRARRLIGDTPTDFGKHITALGKLMQRTKDQSYAYARLQQYRQHGKRDSGKAHKK; the protein is encoded by the coding sequence ATGAGCACCGCGCGCACCTATCGCTCCGCGACCGAAAAACCTGAGGGGAGTCCGTACACGCTGCCAGCAATTCTCGGCGGTCTCGTGCTCCTGGTGTTCTTGGTCGTTTGGCTCATGCGCGGGTCCGAACAATTGCAAACTGGCTATGGACAGCGATTGGGCAACGAGAACCGGGCCAGCGTTAATGGGACCTTGGCGTTTTCAGAAATGTTTCGCAACGCAGGCCACTCGGTAACTTCGCTCGACAAGCTTTCTCCCAGATTAAGGAAGTATCAGACCATTGTCTGGTTTCCCGACGACTTTGGCGTTCCCACGCTCGAGCAGCGGCAATTCATCGAGAACTGGCTGGCTGAGTCGAGTGGCCGCACGCTCATCTATGTGGGGCGGGACTACGATGCCGCAACCGCCTATTGGTCGCAGATTCAGCCTCAAGCTCCAGCCGATCAGGCTGTCGAAATCCGGCGCAAATTGGCCGATGCCAAATCTCGTTTTGCAACCCAGCGGGCAATGTTGCCCAAGGACAAGTTTGGGGGCTGGTTTGTTTTGCGAGATGGTCCGCCGCGAAAAGTCACCGCCTTACAGGGTGAGTGGGCCGAGGGAATTGATCCTTTGAAGGCCGACATCCGTATCGCCAGCCAACTGGTTGAACCAACCGAAAAAGATGTCACCAGCAATCAGGGCACTCCCCCTGAAACGTTCGAGCCGCTGTTGGAGAGCGACGGGGATGTCATTATCGCCCGCGTTTCTGGCAACGCTTTCGGCGGCGGTCAGATTATCGTCGTTGCCAATGGCAGCACGCTCTTGAATTATCCGCTGATCAACCATGAGCACCGCAAGCTCGCGGGTCGACTAATTGCCGAAAGTGATCCACTTGGTGATGTCGCCTTTTTGGAAAGTGGCGAGGGTGGCCCGCGCGTCGAACATCGCCACTTGGCGAAAGTGAATTCCGAGTGGCCATTTCCGATGAACGCCATTGTGTTTCATCTGGTCATGTTAGCCATGGTCTATTGCCTGGCTAGATCGGCTATCTTTGGGCGCGCCCGCCGTTTAATCGGCGATACACCCACCGACTTCGGCAAACATATTACGGCCCTCGGCAAACTGATGCAGCGCACCAAAGACCAGTCGTATGCTTATGCCCGGCTGCAGCAATATCGTCAACATGGCAAACGAGACTCGGGAAAGGCTCATAAGAAGTGA
- a CDS encoding RDD family protein, whose protein sequence is MAQRREQIDSIIRVVTPENIAFEYRLAGPFRRLPALLVDFAIMGTGLIVFMIVLMMTLAIVSFGLTIAIFLIMSFVVQWFYMGLFEVYMNGQTPGKRLTGLRVLTTEGQPINGMQSIMRNLFRGADLFPMMPLIGPVVMTLNDRSQRLGDLVAGTIVVVEQNSWLTGVAKLEDHRAIQLAGYLPPNFVVSRQLARALATYVERRRFFSPLRRREVAKHLGEPLLQQFGLPADTSYDLLLCSLYYRTFIADRHQDEQRLAEAKAAAVQNNPFQQVGNNLFQIQVKMPPLPQEQMVGIPVDEVAKLKM, encoded by the coding sequence ATGGCACAGCGTCGCGAGCAGATCGATTCCATCATCCGGGTGGTCACACCGGAGAATATTGCGTTCGAGTATCGTCTGGCGGGACCATTCCGCCGTCTGCCTGCCTTGCTCGTCGACTTTGCGATTATGGGCACCGGTCTGATCGTCTTTATGATCGTGCTGATGATGACGCTCGCCATTGTTAGCTTCGGGCTGACGATCGCCATCTTTCTCATCATGTCGTTTGTGGTGCAATGGTTCTACATGGGCCTCTTCGAGGTCTACATGAATGGCCAGACACCCGGAAAACGGTTGACCGGACTTCGCGTGCTGACGACCGAAGGTCAGCCCATCAATGGCATGCAATCGATCATGCGGAACTTGTTCCGCGGTGCCGATTTGTTTCCGATGATGCCTCTGATCGGCCCTGTCGTGATGACACTCAACGACCGAAGCCAGCGGCTAGGGGACCTGGTGGCGGGAACCATCGTCGTCGTCGAACAGAATTCCTGGCTTACGGGGGTTGCGAAGTTGGAAGACCACCGCGCGATTCAACTAGCCGGCTATTTGCCGCCCAACTTCGTAGTTTCTCGTCAACTTGCGCGAGCATTGGCGACCTATGTTGAGCGGCGTCGCTTCTTCTCTCCCCTGCGGCGACGGGAAGTGGCCAAGCACTTGGGCGAACCCCTGTTGCAGCAATTTGGCCTGCCGGCAGATACCAGCTACGACCTGCTCCTCTGCTCGCTCTATTACCGCACGTTCATTGCCGATCGGCATCAAGACGAACAGCGCCTGGCCGAAGCGAAAGCGGCTGCCGTTCAAAACAATCCGTTTCAGCAAGTCGGTAACAATCTATTCCAGATCCAAGTAAAGATGCCGCCGCTGCCGCAAGAGCAAATGGTAGGCATTCCAGTCGATGAAGTGGCGAAGCTGAAGATGTAA
- a CDS encoding stage II sporulation protein M, which produces MKVVELLERRRKNWQELERYCARSSLGSLNTSELSRFSALYRAACADLALSNSYQLPENTVQYLHNIVGRAHNQLYRSKRLDFAAWSKMLLEDVPQRIFNDRCVQLMFCLFWGFFILSAWLAYSKTTWPDYAEQMMKAEMIEQMESSFKNPIDGSGRDGDMNLIMAAFYIRHNTGIGLQCFVWGLLVVPGLYVTIRNALLLGAAFGYMARPDVPEGANFFHFVTAHGPFELTAIVLSAGAGLRLGLAWIMPGQLTRGASLQQTGTEMMPVMCAAMIMFGLAAFIEGFLSPSAAPYWIKAAVAIISSAALAFYFIVLGFPRSLLGATR; this is translated from the coding sequence ATGAAAGTCGTTGAACTACTCGAGCGCCGCCGCAAGAACTGGCAGGAGCTGGAACGCTACTGCGCGCGAAGCAGCTTGGGTTCGCTCAATACCTCGGAACTGTCGCGATTTTCGGCCCTTTATCGCGCTGCCTGTGCTGACCTGGCACTTTCGAATTCCTATCAACTACCCGAAAACACCGTGCAGTACCTGCACAATATTGTGGGTCGAGCTCACAATCAACTATATCGCAGCAAGCGGCTCGACTTTGCTGCCTGGAGCAAAATGCTGCTCGAAGATGTGCCTCAACGCATCTTCAACGATCGCTGCGTGCAGTTGATGTTTTGTCTCTTCTGGGGCTTCTTCATTCTCAGTGCCTGGCTGGCCTATTCCAAAACAACCTGGCCCGACTATGCCGAGCAGATGATGAAGGCCGAGATGATCGAGCAAATGGAAAGCAGCTTCAAAAACCCCATTGATGGTTCAGGCCGCGACGGGGATATGAATCTGATTATGGCGGCCTTTTACATTCGGCATAATACGGGAATTGGCCTGCAGTGTTTTGTCTGGGGCCTGTTGGTGGTTCCCGGTTTATACGTCACGATCAGAAATGCACTCTTGCTCGGCGCCGCTTTCGGCTACATGGCTCGTCCCGATGTGCCCGAAGGGGCGAACTTCTTTCATTTCGTGACTGCTCACGGCCCGTTCGAACTGACTGCCATCGTCCTATCCGCCGGTGCCGGACTGCGGCTGGGATTGGCTTGGATCATGCCCGGACAGTTGACACGTGGTGCTTCGTTGCAGCAGACGGGAACCGAAATGATGCCCGTCATGTGTGCGGCGATGATTATGTTTGGCCTGGCTGCGTTTATCGAGGGATTCTTATCTCCCTCGGCCGCCCCTTATTGGATCAAGGCGGCAGTAGCGATCATTTCGAGTGCGGCCCTCGCGTTTTACTTCATCGTGCTTGGATTTCCGCGGAGCCTGCTCGGTGCAACTCGATAA